A stretch of DNA from Desulfosarcina ovata subsp. ovata:
GAATTCCCCACCCACCTGATAAACCACGCCATCACCGCGAAACGCACAAACGGCGCACACCACGTCATCTACCATGCCCATCCGGCCAACATCATTGCGCTGTCCTTTGTGCTGCCCCTGACGGATAGGGCCTTTACCCGCGAACTCTGGGGCATGGCCACGGAATGCCCGGTGGTCTTCCCCGAAGGCGTGGGCGTGGTGCCCTGGATGGTGCCCGGGGGGAGCGAAATCGCCAAGGCGACCGGCAAACTGATGGAACAATACAACGTCGTGGTCTGGGCGCATCACGGGGTGTTCTGCTCCGGCGCGGACTTCGACGAGACGTTTGGTCTTATGGATACCGTGGAAAAATCCGCTGAAATCAGTGTGAAGGTACGTTCCATGGGTGGCGCGCATCAGGGAATTGCTCCGGACGAGCTGCGGCATCTGGCCAGCGATTTCAACGTGACGCTTCCGGAAAAATTCTTCCGATGATGCCAAAAAACGATAACAGAAGGAGAGGTTTCTCATGAGCACAAAACAACAGTCCACCTGGACCAAGACCATCGTCGCGTCCATGACCAGCTACATTGACGCCGGATCCATCGTGGCCGGCGCGGCCGGGCTGAGTTTGTGGGAAGCGTATCTTGGCATGGGCAGCGTTCAACTCGGCATGTTGGCGGCATTCAGTTCCAACGCCATTTCCGCCGCTCTCGGCGCGCTGATCGGCGGTTATATCTGCGACCGTTTCGGCCGCAAGCTCGTATATACCTACGACTTGGTATTTTACATGCTGGGGATGCTCCTTATCGTGTTCGCGGTGAATTTTCCCATGCTGTTCGCCGGGTATTGCGTGGTGGGCCTTTCCGTGGGGGCCGATGTTGTCGCTTCCTGGACGCTGATTGCCGAAAACGCGCCGGCGAAAAATCGGGCCAAACATTGCGGATCCGCACAGGTCGCCTGGGCGCTGGGGCCAGCCGTGGTCCTCGTCATGTCTGTTATCCTTGGGGGACTGGGCCTGCTCGGCAACCGCATCGTGTTCGCGCACCTCATCGTCGTGGCCTTGATCACCTGGATTCTGCGTCTCAGGATGCCCGAATCCGATAGTTGGATTGCCAACAAGGAAAAGGAACAAGAGTTGATCGCCAAGGGCCTGTGGCGCAAGCCCCGCATGCGCGACCTCTTCATCGGCCCAAACCTCAAGGGCGTGATGTTCCTCTTCGGCGTGTATACGATCTGGAACCTGTGCGCGGGCACCATGGGCTTCTTCCTGCCGTACATCTATGAAAAGGTCGGCGGCGTGAGCAACGCGACGGCCAACGCGCTCACCGTTGGCCTGTTCCTCACCTCGGCCCTCTCGACGCTTACCCTCTTCATGCGTCTTGCCGACAGGTATAGCCGCCGCGTCATCTACCGCGTCGTGGCGTGCCTGTTCATCGCGGCGTGGTCCATTTTTCTTCTGCCCGAACAATCCCTGACCATGCCCCTGCTCGTGACTTTCGCCATCCTTGTCGGCATCAACAACGGTTCCGGGCAGCAGGCCTTCTATCAGATGTGGGGAAGCGAACTGTTCCCGGCTCGCTATCGGGCTTCCGCCCAGGGCGTGCTCTTTTTCTCGGCCCGTGTGTTTCTCGGTTTTTGGAGTCTGTGTTTGCCGGTTATTACCGAATCTTTCGGATTTAAAGTCGCCGCGATTTTCCTCGTCGCCTTTGCCACCATCAGCATGCTGATCGGTACGATCTTCAACCCAAATACCGCCGGCAAAACGCTGGAACAAATTGAAGCGGAACGATACGGTTCCGTGGGGACTTCACCCCTGTCCGTCAACGAACAGACTGGCGAACAACCCCAGGAGTATATGGCCACATAGGATTGTAACAAGGGTAAACCCCGACCTTGCCGGGGACGCCCAGAACATGACATTTTCCGGGAATGTGAGAAAGCCTCCCGTCTTGAAAAGATTGCTGTTGCAGACTATGAAAAGGCCATTCAAACAGCCTTTCAGGAGGTTGCCGATCAGCTTGCCGCAAGGGGGACATACAAAAGACAGCTTGAAGCGCAAAACGCGTTGGTTGAATCCAATAAAAAATATTACGATTTTTCTGAGTCTAGATATAAGAACGGTGTGGATACATTCCTCACCGTTCTTGGTTCACAAAGATCGCTTCTTTCTTCCCAGCAGGACGTCGTCTCTGTCAAGCTTGGGTATTTAAGTAATCTTGTTACCCTCTATAAGGTCCTCGGCGGCGGACAGATTTGACAATATTTCAAAACTCCCTGCGTGTTTTTTGCGAGGGAGTTTTTGGTATTTGTTAAAGACGAACTACTTCTTCGCCCCGGCAAGGGACTTGACGCCCATCGTGTTGATCAGTTGGTTGATGTCGGTGGTTTTCAGGTTCATGCCCCCTTCGGAGACGGGCAGCAGCATGATCTGTTTGTTTTGCAGGGCCTCGGCAATGCGCAGTTTCACCAGGGCCTCGCCGCCCGACCCGGCCAGGGCGTTGTTCATCTCCTGGATGCCCTTGGCCTCGGCAATGCCCTCGGCCTTGATCGCCTCGGCCAGCAGCTTCTGTTTCTCGAAGTAGACGTCGGATTCGATCTTGGCCTTGCGGTAGGCACCATCGGCATCGGCGATCAGCTTGTTGACCTCGCCCTTGGCCTCCTCCAGCTTGCGTTTGTACTCTTCCAGGGCCGCGTGCTGGGCCGACCGGTTTTTCTGCACCTGCTGATCGGCCACCTTTTTGTCCTCGATGGCCTTCTGGTATTCGGCGTTGAAACGATAGTCCTTGGTGAGCACTTTTTCGATCACGATCCCCAGGGGGCCCAGCATCTCCTGCAGCACATCCTTGGCCCGCTGGGCCTGCAGTTCGCGTTTGTCGGCCACGTAGAACTCCTCGGTGGTCAGTTCACCGAAAATATCGCGCGGCTTGCTGCGGGCGATGGTGCGCACGATCTTGTCCCGCAGGATGCGGTTGTTCTTAGCCACGTTCTGAAGAATGTACGGGGCCTTGTCGGCGTCGATGCGATAGGCGATGATCACGTCCAGGCTGATGTCGTTGCCGTCGATGGTTTTGAACAGCAGGTCGTCGCGGGTGCGGCGATCACCGCGCTTCTGGTCGAAGACCATCTCCAGGTTTTGCAGTTTGGTGTCAAAGGTGTGCCAGTCGTTGATAAAGGGAAGAAAAATATAGGTCGAGCCAGGGGCATAGGCCTTGTCCTCGACACCTTTGCCGGTCAGCGCGAATTTGCGGGTACGCACCCCCACCTCGGTCTCACCGGTGGTGTAGAAAACGCAGCCGGTGGCGGTCAGCATCCAGAAAAGGGCCAGGAGAATAAGAATCGTTTGCTTCATTGGGCACCTCCTTTGCGGACGTCGAACAGCTTGAGCGCGTTGTCCAGATCCAGCGGGTTGACGCCGCTTTGGCCGTCACTGGGCAGAACGACCAGATCCAGCCCTTTGTAGACATCGGCCATTTTCAGGCCCACCATGCGTTCGGAACCGACCCCCTTGAGGGCATCGTTTTTCAGGCGCACTTTCTCCGCTTCGGCCAGTTTGACCAGAAGATCGGCTTCGGCGATTTTGGTCCGCCGATAGAGGTCTTTCTCGGCGATTTTGCGGGTTACATAGGCGCGGCCCTGCTCCATCTCCACATCCACGGAGACTTTTCCCTCCTGGACGATTTTCTTCAGCTGGGCCTCTTCCTTGGCTGCCCGGGCGGCCGCCTGGTTGGTGAAGACCAGCTGATCCTTGAGCTTCTTTTCTTCGATGTTCTTCTGGATCTCGGGGCTGTAGCGGAAATAGCGTACCAGCACCTGCTCGACCTCGATGCCCTTGGAACTCAGCTCTGCGTTGAGCAGGTCGCGGGCCTCCTGGGCCTTTTTGACGCGCAGGGGGCTGTTGTAGAAATCTTCGGTGGTCAGCTTGCCCAGGGTCTCCTTGAGGGCCGGTTCGGCTTTGGGAATGATGCCGTTATCTTCAAAGAGGGTGCCGGGACCGATTTTGGTAAACACCAGATACGGATCCACGATGCGGTAGAGGATCGACACATCCACATCCACGAAGAAGCCGTCCGACGTCTGGATGTGGGCCACGCGGTCTTTGCGGGCCTGGTCGGCGGCCGTGCGCGGATAATCGGTCAGTTCCAGCACCTGCACGTCCCGGGGCAGCCGGTACATCTGCTGCATGCCCGGAATCACCAGGTTGAGACCGGCGGTGTAAACCTCCTGCTGAACACCGCGGCTGATGCCCAGGCGCACCACCTTGATGCCGAACTCGTTGGGCTGTACATAGACAAACAGCAGGTTGTAGGCGAAAACCACAACCGCGATGGCGATGATCAGATACTTGAACTTGCCGCCACCGGGGATTCGGATTTTGGGAATGGCAATCCGCCGCTTTTTCATCATGTTGAACAGCTGCGGCCCTTGCGGGTTCTCTTCCGTCATTGTATTCCTCCTTGGGGAAGGGTTGGTATCAATTCACGATCGACTGGTTTTGTGGGTGAGACATATCCGCTGCTCCACAGCAGGGTGCCAAAGAGCAGCAACGCCAGCAGCAGGGATGCCAGCGGACCAACATTGAGGGCGGCCAGGGGAACGTAGGTCAGGTAAAGGGCGGCCGCGGCTCCGGGCCAGAAGATCCCGATGTTTTTCATATCGACCGGTAGCCACCGGCAAAAGAGCCAGAAATGGACAAACATGGCCACTGTGGTGGAAAGGGCCGCGCCGGCGATTCCGGCAAAGGGGATCAGGTTGAGATTGAGCACCAGGTTGACCAACGCCACCACCAGGGTCAGCCGTTTGAGTTTGAAGTTCTCCTGGTCGGCCTCGAAAAGCGGCCCCAGGGCAGTGGCCAGACAGTGAAAGACAAGCCCCGGCAGCACCAGGGCAAACACGGCAAAAGCCTGGTCGGTCCATTGCCGGAGGTTGAACAGAAAGGCCATCGTCCGCGGAAATTGGACCAGGATGAACAGCGCCAGCAGGCCGTGAACGGCAAACAGCACCCGCGAGGAGCGTGCCACCAGTTGAACCAGTTCCTGTCGGTCACCGCTGCCGACCAGCCGGTTGGCCCGTTGCCGGAGAACCGGTCGCAACCCGGAAGGAATGACCAGAAACAGCCGCATCAGGATCATGGCCCGGGCATACACGCCCAGTTCCACCGGCCCCACAAACCATCCCAGAATCAGCATGTCCAGGTAAAAGACCACATCCAGGGAATTGCCGGTAAACAGAAACGCCCGGCCGTGATCGATCGTCCTGAAAATCTGTTTGCGACCGGCCAGAACCGCCGAAACAGGCGGCAGCTGGATCCGCTTGCGCCCCATCAGTGCCATGATCAACTGGCTGAGGGGAAACGCACCGGCCAGGAAGGGCACCGGCGCCTCAGCCAGGCAGAGGACCAGCAGAACCACAAGCAACGTGAAGCGTTGACGGATTCTCAGTCCGGCGGCCTGAGCATGCCGGCCGGCCCCGTCCAGCAGCGCCAGACGCAGGCTGTTGATGTTCTGAAAAAGAATCGTCGGCCCCAACAGAAGATAGAGCAGGGCGTCCCCGGCTCCCCAGCCCGGACCGGCCACCTGAAAGGCCGCCACAATGGACAGGCCTGCGGCGGCCAGGCCCAGGGTCAGCAGGGCGGCCAGGGCATCGGCGGCCAGCCCCTCCGCATCCGCCTGGGCCTGGGCACGGGCCATGCGGTTTTCGACAAACGTGGCGATGCCGTACTGTCCCAGGTAGCCGGCAATGGCCAGCAGGGAGACAAACCAGGCAAAAAGCCCCAGACCGACCGGCCCGTAATGGTGATCGACCAGGAGCATGGCGGCCAGCCCGGTAACAATGCCCGCCAGGCGGTCCAGGGCCGGCAGGACGGCTTGGCTGAGCAAAGGCGTTTCGCCACCGCTTTTCCGGGGAAGGTGGTCGGCCAGCCAGGCAAACGCCTGCTCCAGCCCACGGACGATCCGTTGAACTTTTTCCGCTGAATCCAACGCTGGCGCTTGATTGTTTCCACGCGTGCCGGACGGCCGTTCGTTCCCGCCCATACCGGTGTCCTCCGGCGGCGGAGATTTATCGTTTGCATCAGACATCGGAGAACTGCTTTTCCAGCATGATGTTGAGGATTGTGCGGTCGGTTTCGATCATTCCCTGGGTGGTCAGGGTACCGATGTTGCGCATGGTATCTTCCGATGACCGCCCCACAATCCCGTCGGTAAAACTGACGTTGACGCCATGCAGGGAGAACAGGGCCGCCTGCACGGCGGTTCCGGCGGCGGTGGCCAGTTTCAGGGCGCAGCCGCACTTGGCACCGTCACAGATTACGCCGGCCAGGTCTTCGATGAGATTTTTGATGGCGCCGGCAATGTGCGCTTTGGTGCCGCCCATCAGGTAGGTCACGCCGGCGGTGGCGCCGGCACCGGCCGCCACCGAGCAGCCGCAGATGGCCGAAAGGCGGCCGGTATGGGCCTTGACATAGGCGGTGATGATGTGGCTCAGCCCGATGGCGGCCAGCACCATGGCATGGTCCACGTCGATGAACGGCTCGATGGCCACGATGGGCAGGGTCGCCGTGAGCCCATGGTTCCCCGATCCGGCACTGCTCATGGCCGGCAGCCGGGCACCGGACATGCGGGCATCGGCGGCCGATGCGGTGAGAATTCTCGCCGCGGTGATCATGTCCCGTTTGATCAGTCCCTGGCGGACCAGTCGTTCAAAGGTGCGTCCCACCCCAAGTCCGGGGCCATGCTTGAGGCCATACTCGGCCAGGCGCCGGTTGACGTTTACGCCGGTTTCCAGGAAATCATAGTCGTCGTCATCCAGATGGTCCAGCAACTCGATAAGATCATCCAGGCAGCGCTCCTTGAGCCAGGTTTCCATGGCGGCCAGGTGGCTCTTGCCGTTGGCCGATGGCGATTTCGGCAACAACTCGCTTTCGGTGACGGCCTGGCCGTCAAGGGCAAGAGAAACGATATTGTCATGCAGGCCGGTGATCACCGATTCCGCCGCATGCCCATGACCGCTGACCACGGTTTTGATATACAGCCCGGCCTGCTCCCTGAGCAGGTGAACCGTGACCCGGCCGTCCCCCACCATGCTCCGGGCCGCGGCCACGGCCGCATCGTCCACCGGATCAAGAACCTCCAGTTTCAGAGTCGGATCGCCACCCATCGCGCCCAGGGCCGATGCCATGTCGAGCCCGTTGAGGCCGCCGGTACCGGGAATGGTGACCGCCAGTCCGTTCTTGTAAATGTTGGGATCGACCCAGATTTCGATAGTGTCGATCTGCCTGCCCGGCAGCAGCGACACCGCCGCCGCCGCACCCAGTGCGATGGCTACCGGCTCGGTGCAGCCGAGGGCCGGCGCCACCTGAAGGGCCAAAATATCTTTAACCGTATATGTCATGTTTCCGCCATGCTGTGAGTAAGGATGCGGCCGGCATGAGTGCCTGAGAATCTTATTATGTTTTTTTTTGCCGGCAAAAACAACTGTCCCATGATCGATTCACCCTGATGGATACGGCCCGTTGCAGTTCGAAAGCACATCGACCACTGTGCTATCCTCGGTTTTGCGTTGGTCCGGATAGGATGATATCGGCCGATCGGTTGAAGGGTTTAGGTGCTGGGTTGGTTTGACCGGTCACTGGTGATGGATCATGGTTGGGGCTCCAACCCTTAACGAAAAATCCTTATTCTTCTTCGATTTGGTCCAAAAGGCCGAGGATCTCCGCGTTGGAAGGGATATCGGTCATGGCGTGGCCATAGTGCACGTAACGGACCCGTCCCTTTGGGTCCACGATCACCTGAGCGGGCATGCGCCCCAGCTTGAACAAACGAACTTCCTGGCCGTAACGTTTCAGGACCGTATGCGTGGGATCGGGCAGCCCCACAAATGGCAGTCGATGGTTTCTCCAGTATGCTTCGAACGCTTCGGGTTTTTCCGGTCCGATAACGATAATCGCGGCATTGTGAGCTTCGAATTTGTCATATTCATCGCGCAACTGCGCCATGTGCCGCCGGCAGAACGGTCAGACAAACCCTCGGTTGAAAATCAGGATGACGGACTTCTTGCCAAGGTAATCGGACAACCGAACGGGGCGGCCGCTAGTGTCTTCCAGTTCG
This window harbors:
- a CDS encoding SPFH domain-containing protein, whose amino-acid sequence is MTEENPQGPQLFNMMKKRRIAIPKIRIPGGGKFKYLIIAIAVVVFAYNLLFVYVQPNEFGIKVVRLGISRGVQQEVYTAGLNLVIPGMQQMYRLPRDVQVLELTDYPRTAADQARKDRVAHIQTSDGFFVDVDVSILYRIVDPYLVFTKIGPGTLFEDNGIIPKAEPALKETLGKLTTEDFYNSPLRVKKAQEARDLLNAELSSKGIEVEQVLVRYFRYSPEIQKNIEEKKLKDQLVFTNQAAARAAKEEAQLKKIVQEGKVSVDVEMEQGRAYVTRKIAEKDLYRRTKIAEADLLVKLAEAEKVRLKNDALKGVGSERMVGLKMADVYKGLDLVVLPSDGQSGVNPLDLDNALKLFDVRKGGAQ
- a CDS encoding TolC family protein, translated to MFRECEKASRLEKIAVADYEKAIQTAFQEVADQLAARGTYKRQLEAQNALVESNKKYYDFSESRYKNGVDTFLTVLGSQRSLLSSQQDVVSVKLGYLSNLVTLYKVLGGGQI
- the rhaD gene encoding rhamnulose-1-phosphate aldolase — translated: MNVTDAPFVRGFIRLTDDAFKKGWHERNGGNLSYRIRPEEIETVRSSLRDPAEWTDIGLRLPDLAGEYFLVTGSGKYMRNVIECPADNIAIALIDEAGEKFSLVWGLESGGRPTSEFPTHLINHAITAKRTNGAHHVIYHAHPANIIALSFVLPLTDRAFTRELWGMATECPVVFPEGVGVVPWMVPGGSEIAKATGKLMEQYNVVVWAHHGVFCSGADFDETFGLMDTVEKSAEISVKVRSMGGAHQGIAPDELRHLASDFNVTLPEKFFR
- a CDS encoding SPFH domain-containing protein, whose translation is MKQTILILLALFWMLTATGCVFYTTGETEVGVRTRKFALTGKGVEDKAYAPGSTYIFLPFINDWHTFDTKLQNLEMVFDQKRGDRRTRDDLLFKTIDGNDISLDVIIAYRIDADKAPYILQNVAKNNRILRDKIVRTIARSKPRDIFGELTTEEFYVADKRELQAQRAKDVLQEMLGPLGIVIEKVLTKDYRFNAEYQKAIEDKKVADQQVQKNRSAQHAALEEYKRKLEEAKGEVNKLIADADGAYRKAKIESDVYFEKQKLLAEAIKAEGIAEAKGIQEMNNALAGSGGEALVKLRIAEALQNKQIMLLPVSEGGMNLKTTDINQLINTMGVKSLAGAKK
- a CDS encoding lipopolysaccharide biosynthesis protein gives rise to the protein MSDANDKSPPPEDTGMGGNERPSGTRGNNQAPALDSAEKVQRIVRGLEQAFAWLADHLPRKSGGETPLLSQAVLPALDRLAGIVTGLAAMLLVDHHYGPVGLGLFAWFVSLLAIAGYLGQYGIATFVENRMARAQAQADAEGLAADALAALLTLGLAAAGLSIVAAFQVAGPGWGAGDALLYLLLGPTILFQNINSLRLALLDGAGRHAQAAGLRIRQRFTLLVVLLVLCLAEAPVPFLAGAFPLSQLIMALMGRKRIQLPPVSAVLAGRKQIFRTIDHGRAFLFTGNSLDVVFYLDMLILGWFVGPVELGVYARAMILMRLFLVIPSGLRPVLRQRANRLVGSGDRQELVQLVARSSRVLFAVHGLLALFILVQFPRTMAFLFNLRQWTDQAFAVFALVLPGLVFHCLATALGPLFEADQENFKLKRLTLVVALVNLVLNLNLIPFAGIAGAALSTTVAMFVHFWLFCRWLPVDMKNIGIFWPGAAAALYLTYVPLAALNVGPLASLLLALLLFGTLLWSSGYVSPTKPVDRELIPTLPQGGIQ
- a CDS encoding serine dehydratase subunit alpha family protein translates to MTYTVKDILALQVAPALGCTEPVAIALGAAAAVSLLPGRQIDTIEIWVDPNIYKNGLAVTIPGTGGLNGLDMASALGAMGGDPTLKLEVLDPVDDAAVAAARSMVGDGRVTVHLLREQAGLYIKTVVSGHGHAAESVITGLHDNIVSLALDGQAVTESELLPKSPSANGKSHLAAMETWLKERCLDDLIELLDHLDDDDYDFLETGVNVNRRLAEYGLKHGPGLGVGRTFERLVRQGLIKRDMITAARILTASAADARMSGARLPAMSSAGSGNHGLTATLPIVAIEPFIDVDHAMVLAAIGLSHIITAYVKAHTGRLSAICGCSVAAGAGATAGVTYLMGGTKAHIAGAIKNLIEDLAGVICDGAKCGCALKLATAAGTAVQAALFSLHGVNVSFTDGIVGRSSEDTMRNIGTLTTQGMIETDRTILNIMLEKQFSDV
- a CDS encoding MFS transporter, coding for MSTKQQSTWTKTIVASMTSYIDAGSIVAGAAGLSLWEAYLGMGSVQLGMLAAFSSNAISAALGALIGGYICDRFGRKLVYTYDLVFYMLGMLLIVFAVNFPMLFAGYCVVGLSVGADVVASWTLIAENAPAKNRAKHCGSAQVAWALGPAVVLVMSVILGGLGLLGNRIVFAHLIVVALITWILRLRMPESDSWIANKEKEQELIAKGLWRKPRMRDLFIGPNLKGVMFLFGVYTIWNLCAGTMGFFLPYIYEKVGGVSNATANALTVGLFLTSALSTLTLFMRLADRYSRRVIYRVVACLFIAAWSIFLLPEQSLTMPLLVTFAILVGINNGSGQQAFYQMWGSELFPARYRASAQGVLFFSARVFLGFWSLCLPVITESFGFKVAAIFLVAFATISMLIGTIFNPNTAGKTLEQIEAERYGSVGTSPLSVNEQTGEQPQEYMAT
- a CDS encoding peroxiredoxin family protein; its protein translation is MPRKVTLNTKAPDFELEDTSGRPVRLSDYLGKKSVILIFNRGFVUPFCRRHMAQLRDEYDKFEAHNAAIIVIGPEKPEAFEAYWRNHRLPFVGLPDPTHTVLKRYGQEVRLFKLGRMPAQVIVDPKGRVRYVHYGHAMTDIPSNAEILGLLDQIEEE